Sequence from the Flavobacteriales bacterium genome:
TGTTGGAATAGAAGTTACGGATATAGCTAAACGACTTATGGACTATGGATTCCATGCACCAACAGTCTCTTTTCCTGTTGTTGGAACACTTATGGTTGAACCTACAGAAAGTGAAAGTAAACAAGAATTGGACAAATTCATTGCAGCTATGAAATCTATTAGAAAAGAGATTAACGCTATAGCAAGTGGACAGTCTGACGAAAAAGATAATGTTTTAAAAAATGCTCCTCATACTATTAATTTAATAGCCAATGATAAATGGGAAAAACCATACAGCAGACAAGAAGCGGCATTTCCACTTGAATATATCAATGACAATAAATTTTGGCCAAGTGTAAGTCGTGTTGACGATGCCTTTGGAGATAGAAATTTAGTATGCTCGTGCGAGAGTATTGAGAGTTACATTTAAGATTACATAAAATACTTGTTAGTTGGTCTAGGTTTTTATGAAAAAAGACCGTAAATTCGTACACACTTAACTGATAATTTAACAAGTAATATGAAAAATTTTTATTCTATCATCTGTTTATTAATCCTTGCAAACACTTCTTTTGCTCAGATAATGAACAATCAAAATTTTATTGATGCGTCAAGATATGACCAGCACACAAAGTACCTAAACAAATACGAAATTACTCTAAGATCTTCTGTTGATTGTTCAACTTCAGACGCTTTATATTGTGAAGATTTTGAAACCGTTTCAATTCCAGATTTACCATCTGATGTATCAACAAACACTTTAGAGCAAAATTATTACACAATTTCAAATTCAGATCAAATTCAAGTATCAGGTTTTTATACTGGAACTTCAGTTGATGCAAACGCAGGAGGTTATTGGCCAGTAGGAGAGCATGGCCAATTTGCTATGACAAATGATGATGCCTGTAGACCCGGTGGAGTAACACCTGGAAACAATAACAACTGTGATTTAGCTTTTGAATCTCTTACTTTACCAATGCTAGATTTTACTGGTCAATCTGATGTGTTTTTAATATTTGACTACTACCACGATAAAAACTACGGTGGTGGAGATGCTTATGTTGAAGTAAGTAATGACGGAGGTGTCAATTATACTGATATTTCTGGCCCTCTAAGCAATCTAGAAGCGTGGCAACAAGGAATCATTAGCCTATCTGATTACAATGACCAAGATTCGATTGTTATTCGTTTCGTATGGAGTGACAACGGAAGTTGGGCAACAGGATTTGCTGTTGATGATATTGAAATTAACGAATTACAAGATAATTCTTTATCAATGCCACTATTCAACCAATGGTTAGCAGGTTATGATGGGTTTGCATCATCCTATTCTCAAATTCCATTAAGTATGATTCCAAACTCTACAGGAATAATATTCCAATCTTATGTATTTAATAACGGAAATCTTGCACAAGATTCTATTCGTTTACATGCATCAGCTACTGGTTTCACTTCACAAAGTACTGCTGTTAACTTAGAATCTCTAGAGCAAGATACATTACAATGTACTGAAAGATTCCAGCCAACATCTACTGGTGTTTATCAATTAGATTTTTATCTTATGTCTGATAGTGTAACGACTGTTACAAAATCTAAATCTATTGAAATTACAGACTTCATTTATGCTAGAGATGATAACGAAATTGACGCTGTAAATTCACTTCTTCCTTCTGGCGATGGCATAAGCACATGGGAAAGAGGAGCTATCTACGATATATACGAGAGCAATACACTTTATGCAATCGATGCATATATTCATAACGCTACTACAGCAAATGCTAAAATTCAAGGTAAAATTTATCTTTATCAAGACAACCAAACTTTCTTTTTAGAAGAAACTAACTTATTATCAGTATCGGCTAGTGACGGATGGCAAAGCGTAAAGTTTGCTAATCCTGTAGCTTTAGATGCTGAAAGCCAGTATTTAATTACTGTTGCTGGAGATGGTTCTGCTTTAAATGACACCCTTAGAATTGGTTCAAGTGGTAGTGTACAAAGTAGTTATGGTTATATTGTTTACAACGGTTGGGTTGATAGTAATGGAACAACTGCTACAGATGGAACAACAGGCTCTACTCCTATGGTAAGAATGAATATGAATCCAGATGTTGCTGGACCAACTAGTATTGAAGATAATTCATACTCTGCTTTTAACGTTTATCCAAATCCAAACAACGGAATATTTAATATTTCATTGACTAATTCAACAGACAAGCAGACAATAGAAATTAAAAATATTATTGGGCAAACTATTTATTCGCAAATCGTTGGTAATTCATTAAATACTACTATCAACTTGTCTGATATTAACAAAGGAATTTATACTGTTTCTCTAATTAACGAAAACGGAACAAGTTCTACTAAAAAGATAATTATTCAATAATTATATACTTAATCTTAACAAGAAAAAAAGCAGGCTAGCGTCTGCTTTTTTTATTAAAACTCAATATTATGAAACACGCTTTATTAATTTTTGGAATGGCTTTTAGCTTATGTTCTTATGCACAAGAAAGTATTAAGTCATTAATGAGCTTTACTGAAAAAGCCCCAACTATATATCAGTTACGTTCGTTACAAGCTGTTGCTGAAGAAGACAGTGCTGATGTCATTTGGTACGAAGATTTTAGAGAAGGTCTAGATGGAAACAATTCTTCTATAGATCCAGCATGGACAGTAAGTGGCGATGACGGTGATGTCTGGGAACTTGATTTTGATGGTTCTAATGGGGACTATGCAGGAAATACACCTTATTTATTGGAGTCAGAATCTGCAGCTAACGGTTGGATGATTTTTGATGCTGATGGATCAAATGCAGGATTGCCTACCTCGGCTTACTCTGAAAGACAAGGCCAACTAACCTCTCCTTATATTGATTTATCAAACGATTCAAATGTGACTCTAAGTTTTGAACATGCTTACAGATGGTGTTGTTTTAGTTCACACGAATTAGTGGTATCCATCAATGATGGTTCTGGATGGGAATCAGCAGCTAGTTATCAAGTCAATGACCTAGGTACTGTTAACGTCCTATCAGGAACCATAACTTATGAAGTTATTATCACAGAAATAGCAGCATTAAAGGATAGTGTTCAAATACGTTTTGACTGGGCTGTTGGTGAAAATACAGCTTCTCACTATTTTTGGATGGTTGATGATGTGAAAATTATCAAAACTCAACCTTATTCTTCAAATCTTTTAAATAGTTTTAATAATGTACCTAGCGCTTATTTTGGAGGCACATCTTATCGTGTAATGCCATTGGAACAAATTTCAGAAACAGAATACTTTTATGGTGGTTATATTGAAAATGTAGGATATAACACGCTTGACAGTTTGAGAATACATGCCGAAGTGACTTCTGCTGGATTTATGTCACAAAGTGATGGTTTATCTCTAGTTTCTAGTGATAGGGATAGTATTTACGTCAATGATGGTTTCACGCCAACAGAAATAGGAACATATGATGCTGACATTGTTGGTAAAGATGATGATGGTTATGTTTTAACTGATACGCTTAGACGCACATTTGTTGTATCTGATTATATTTATGCTCGAGACAATGGAGATAACGCTACCAATTTTGGACGATATGGCATCAACGCTGACGGCTCAAGACAATATGGAAATGTTTTTGATATATATGCAACAAGTACCTTGTATAGCGTTAAGTTTCGTTTGGATGAAAGAACCTCTGCAAATGCTCAAGGTACAATAAGATTAAATACTGTCGATACTCAATCTGGAGAAATTAGCTTTTTAGTAGAAACAGAAACCCTAAATTTAGGTCAATATACTGGAGATTGGTTCGATGTATCATTTGACCCTCCAATTATACTAGATGCTGGACAAGTGGTTTTACCTGCTATTTATGCTACATATAATGGTATAGACACAGTATTTGTTAATACATCTGGATCCAATCCTAACAACAGTGAAAGTTTAGTGCAAGATATTGATGGCACACAAGAGGGAGTAAACCCTGGGACTTGGCTATATACAACATCAGCTCCATGTGTAAGATTAAATTTTGATCCTACTGTTGTTGGAGTAAATGTAGGTATTGAAGAAAATAACTCTTTATCTAAATTTAATGTTTTCCCTAATCCAAACAACGGGCACTTCAACATACAAATTCAAACTTCGCAATCGGAAGATATAAGTATTAATATTTCAAATTTAGTAGGTCAAGTTGTGTATTCAGAAAAAGTATCGATAACCAATTCACTGAACAAATGGCTAGACCTTAGCCATTTAGAAAAAGGTGTTTATACCGTTACATTAGAGAATAACAACAAAAACTTTATGGTAAAGAAAGTGACTATTCAATAAATACGTTCACTATTCGTTTAAAAAAAAGCAGGCTACAAACCTGCTTTTTTTTTTGCTCAGAATTTTATGTAACTTTGTGACAACTTTTTAAACTTAAAACTATGAAACCTGTACTTACTTTTATGGGCATATTATTAACTCTTAATATTTTTGCTCAGCAACTAACTTCTCAACTTTTACAATCAAACTCATTTCTTAGTCATTCCTCCAACACCCCTACGGAATACCAAGGATGGATTGATGACGACAATACTTATTCCTCGAGTGCTGCCTCTTCAGCTACAGATGTAATATTGTGGTCAGATGACTTTGCCAATGGCTTAGATGGCAATAACACATCTACTGTGCAAACTTGGACAGTATCTGGCACACACAGCACCTTATGGGAGTATGATACGGATGGTTCTGAAGGTCCATTTGCTGGTAATCCACCATTAACTCTAGAATCTGAAACCAAAGATAATGGCTGGATGATTTTTGACGCTGATAAAGCGAATACAAACCTTCCTCAATCTGCATTTGTGAAAAAGCATGGTGAACTTATTTCTCCTAGTATAGACTTATCCAACGACACTAATGTAACCCTAAAATTTACACACATGTATAGATATTGTTGTAGCCCCGATCATACACTAAAGGTTTACATATATGACGGGACTAATTGGAGTAATGGTATAGATGTAAGTATAGGCAGTACTGTAAATTCTGTAAAAGAAACTAATGAAATTGAATTGAATATAACGCAATACGCCGGTCAAAAATCGGATGTAAAAATTAAATTTTCATGGGAAGCAGACGAAGCCGAAGCTTACTATTGGATGATTGATGATGTCAAAATTGTAAAAACCAATCCTTATGATGCTAATCTGCTTAATGCTTTTTATGTAACTCCAACCTCTGTATACGGAGGAACAAGCTATCGAATAATGAATTTAGAACAAGCTGAACAAACAACGTATTATTTTGTTGGCTCTTTACAAAACTCTGGATACAACAACATAGATAGCTCAAGAATTTATGCTAGTGTTGTTGGCGAAAACCAATCTTTTCAAAGTCATGGTCTAGTGAGTACCCCTACATCTATTGATACACTTTACACTAATCAAGGTTTTACTCCATCAGCTACAGGGGTTTATAATGCAGATATATGGGGAAGCGACAATGATAACCAATTCAATACAGATACCATAAGAGTAGGTTTTGAAATTCACCAATATGAATATGGCAAGGATAATGGTAATTACAACCAAGGTAATTTTCAACGACGAGTGATGAATGATGATGGTGCTTATGAAATAGGAAATCGTTTTATGATTTATAAAAGCAAAGAGCTAGAAACTGTAAAAATCAGAATGGATGCTAGAACTGGTCCGGATGCTAAGGGTAGAATTAAACTATACGAAATACAATCGGATGGCTCGAGAGTATTTATTATTGAATCGCAAGAGAAAAATATAGGTCAAAGTGCTGGGAATTGGTATAATTTTAAGTTTGATAACCCATGGGATTTAAGTGCAAACACGGAATATATGGTTATGTTATACACAGCTGCAGCAACTTCAACAACTGATACTGCTTTTATCAGCACAGGTGGAATTGTTGATCCACAAGAAAGTTTCTTAGTTGATGTAGATGGAGCAGGAACAAATGTTGAACCAAATACTTGGTTTTATACTATATCAGCTCCTTGTGTACGATTAAATTTTGACCCTAATGTAATTGGTATAAAAGAGCAATTGGGTTTAGCTGACTTAAGTCTATATCCTAATCCAAATAGTGGAATTTTCAAGATAAAAATAAAGTCTGAAAAACAAGAAGATCTTCATCTAAATGTAAGAAATGTATTAGGTCAGATTGTGTACTCAGAAGATTTTA
This genomic interval carries:
- a CDS encoding T9SS type A sorting domain-containing protein, translating into MKPVLTFMGILLTLNIFAQQLTSQLLQSNSFLSHSSNTPTEYQGWIDDDNTYSSSAASSATDVILWSDDFANGLDGNNTSTVQTWTVSGTHSTLWEYDTDGSEGPFAGNPPLTLESETKDNGWMIFDADKANTNLPQSAFVKKHGELISPSIDLSNDTNVTLKFTHMYRYCCSPDHTLKVYIYDGTNWSNGIDVSIGSTVNSVKETNEIELNITQYAGQKSDVKIKFSWEADEAEAYYWMIDDVKIVKTNPYDANLLNAFYVTPTSVYGGTSYRIMNLEQAEQTTYYFVGSLQNSGYNNIDSSRIYASVVGENQSFQSHGLVSTPTSIDTLYTNQGFTPSATGVYNADIWGSDNDNQFNTDTIRVGFEIHQYEYGKDNGNYNQGNFQRRVMNDDGAYEIGNRFMIYKSKELETVKIRMDARTGPDAKGRIKLYEIQSDGSRVFIIESQEKNIGQSAGNWYNFKFDNPWDLSANTEYMVMLYTAAATSTTDTAFISTGGIVDPQESFLVDVDGAGTNVEPNTWFYTISAPCVRLNFDPNVIGIKEQLGLADLSLYPNPNSGIFKIKIKSEKQEDLHLNVRNVLGQIVYSEDFIKVNQLTKQMNLTHLNSGLYTISLESERGQLSTQKVIIK
- a CDS encoding T9SS type A sorting domain-containing protein, whose translation is MKNFYSIICLLILANTSFAQIMNNQNFIDASRYDQHTKYLNKYEITLRSSVDCSTSDALYCEDFETVSIPDLPSDVSTNTLEQNYYTISNSDQIQVSGFYTGTSVDANAGGYWPVGEHGQFAMTNDDACRPGGVTPGNNNNCDLAFESLTLPMLDFTGQSDVFLIFDYYHDKNYGGGDAYVEVSNDGGVNYTDISGPLSNLEAWQQGIISLSDYNDQDSIVIRFVWSDNGSWATGFAVDDIEINELQDNSLSMPLFNQWLAGYDGFASSYSQIPLSMIPNSTGIIFQSYVFNNGNLAQDSIRLHASATGFTSQSTAVNLESLEQDTLQCTERFQPTSTGVYQLDFYLMSDSVTTVTKSKSIEITDFIYARDDNEIDAVNSLLPSGDGISTWERGAIYDIYESNTLYAIDAYIHNATTANAKIQGKIYLYQDNQTFFLEETNLLSVSASDGWQSVKFANPVALDAESQYLITVAGDGSALNDTLRIGSSGSVQSSYGYIVYNGWVDSNGTTATDGTTGSTPMVRMNMNPDVAGPTSIEDNSYSAFNVYPNPNNGIFNISLTNSTDKQTIEIKNIIGQTIYSQIVGNSLNTTINLSDINKGIYTVSLINENGTSSTKKIIIQ
- a CDS encoding T9SS type A sorting domain-containing protein encodes the protein MKHALLIFGMAFSLCSYAQESIKSLMSFTEKAPTIYQLRSLQAVAEEDSADVIWYEDFREGLDGNNSSIDPAWTVSGDDGDVWELDFDGSNGDYAGNTPYLLESESAANGWMIFDADGSNAGLPTSAYSERQGQLTSPYIDLSNDSNVTLSFEHAYRWCCFSSHELVVSINDGSGWESAASYQVNDLGTVNVLSGTITYEVIITEIAALKDSVQIRFDWAVGENTASHYFWMVDDVKIIKTQPYSSNLLNSFNNVPSAYFGGTSYRVMPLEQISETEYFYGGYIENVGYNTLDSLRIHAEVTSAGFMSQSDGLSLVSSDRDSIYVNDGFTPTEIGTYDADIVGKDDDGYVLTDTLRRTFVVSDYIYARDNGDNATNFGRYGINADGSRQYGNVFDIYATSTLYSVKFRLDERTSANAQGTIRLNTVDTQSGEISFLVETETLNLGQYTGDWFDVSFDPPIILDAGQVVLPAIYATYNGIDTVFVNTSGSNPNNSESLVQDIDGTQEGVNPGTWLYTTSAPCVRLNFDPTVVGVNVGIEENNSLSKFNVFPNPNNGHFNIQIQTSQSEDISINISNLVGQVVYSEKVSITNSLNKWLDLSHLEKGVYTVTLENNNKNFMVKKVTIQ